AGTGTTCCCTCGATCATCGCCAACGGGGCCGACTGGTTCGCCTCGATGGGGACCGAGAAGTCCAAGGGCTTCGGCATCTTCTCGCTGAGCGGCCACGTCACCCGTCCGGGCCAGTACGAGGCCCCGCTCGGCATCACGCTGCGCGAGCTGCTGGACATGGCCGGCGGCATCCGCGAGGGCCACCAGATCAAGTTCTGGACCCCCGGCGGCTCCTCCACGCCGATCTTCACCGACGAGCACCTCGACGTCCCCCTCGACTTCGAGGCGGTCGGCGCCAAGGGCTCGATGCTCGGCACCCGCGCGCTGCAGATCTTCGACGAGACCACCTGCGTGGTCCGCACGGTGCTGCGCTGGACCGAGTTCTACGCCCACGAGTCGTGCGGCAAGTGCACGCCGTGCCGTGAGGGCACGTACTGGCTCAAGCAGGTGCTCAAGCGCCTCGAGGCGGGCCAGGGCACCGAGGACGACCTGGCGCTGATCACCGACATCGCCGACAACATCCTGGGCCGCTCCTTCTGCGCTCTGGGCGACGGTGCCACCAGCCCGATCCACTCGTCGGTGAAGTACTTCCGCGACGAGTACCTCAAGCACTTCGAGGTCGGCGGCTGCCCGTTCGACCGCAAGAAGTCCACCGTGTGGGGTGACAAGTGACAACGACAGCCGTAGAGACCACAGTCGTCACCCTCACGATTGACGGCTTCCAGGTCAGCGTGCCCAAGGGCACGCTGATCATCAGGGCGGCCGAGCTCCTGGGCATCCAGATCCCCAGGTTCTGCGACCACCCGCTGCTCGACCCGGCGGCCAACTGCCGCCAGTGCCTGGTCGACATCCCCGACGCGGGCAACGGCCGCGGCTTCCCCAAGCCGCAGCCCTCCTGCGCGATCGAGGTCGCCGAGGGCATGGTCGTGCAGACCCAGCTCACCTCGCCGGTCGCCGAGAAGGCGCAGCGCAGCGCGATGGAGCTGCTGCTCATGAACCACCCGCTGGACTGCCCGGTCTGCGACAAGGGCGGCGAGTGCCCCCTGCAGAACCAGGCGATGTCCAACGGACAGGGTGAGTCGCGCTTCCACGAGCACAAGCGCACCTTCCCCAAGCCGCTGCCGCTGTCGGCGCAGGTCCTGCTCGACCGCGAGCGCTGCGTGCAGTGCGCGCGGTGCATCCGCTTCTCCGACGAGATCGCGGGCGACCCGCTCATCGACTTCTTCGAGCGCGGGGCCAAGGAGCAGGTGGGCATCGCCGACGGCAAGCCGTTCGACTCCTACTTCTCCGGCAACACGATCCAGATCTGCCCGGTCGGCGCGCTGACCAGCGGTGCCTACCGCTTCCGCGCCCGCCCGTTCGACCTGGTCTCCACCCCGAGCGCCTGCGAGCACTGCGCGTCCGGCTGCGCCCTGCGCACCGACCACCGCCGCGGCAAGGTCACCCGCCGTCTGGCCGGCATGGACATGCAGGTCAACGAGGAGTGGAACTGCGACAAGGGCCGCTTCGCCTTCACCTACGCGACGCAGCCCGACCGGCTCAAGACGCCGCTGGTCCGCAACGAGGAGGGCCTGCTGGTCCCCGCGTCGTGGCCCGAGGCGCTCGCGGCCGCGGCCGCCGGCCTGGCCAAGGCGCGCGGCAAGGCCGGAGTCCTGGTCGGCGGCAGGGTGACCGTCGAGGACGCCTACGCCTACGCCAAGTTCGCCCGCGTCGCGCTCGGCACCAACGACGTCGACTTCCGCGCCAGGCCGCACTCGGCCGAGGAGGCCCAGTTCCTGGCGCACGCGGTCGCCGGCAAGGGCATCGAGATCTCCTACGCCGACCTGGAGCAGGCGCCCGCCGTCCTGCTGGTCGGGTTCGAGCCGGACGAGGAGTCGCCCATCGTCTTCCTGCGCCTGCGCAAGGCGTGGCGGAAGAAGGGCCTCAAGGTCACCTCGATCGCCCCGTTCGCCGGCGAGGGCCTGGCCAAGATGGGCGGCACGCTCATCAGGACCGTGCCCGGCGGCGAGGCCGACGCTCTCGACGAGCTCGGCTCCGTGGCCGAGGGCACGATCATCCTGGCGGGCGAGCGGCTGGCCGCCGTCCCCGGCGCCCTGTCGGCGCTGGTACGGCTCAGCGCCGCCTCCGGCGCCAAGCTGGCCTGGATCCCGCGCAGGGCGGGTGAGCGCGGCGCCGTCGAGGCGGGCGCGCTTCCCAACCTGCTGCCGATCGGGCGCCCGGTCGACGACGAGTCCGCACGGGCCGAGGTGGCCCGCGCGTGGAACGTCGGCTCCCTGCCCGCCACCCCGGGCCGCGGCACCGACGCCATGCTGGCCGCCGCGCTGAACGAGGAGCTCGACGCGCTGCTCGTGGCCGGCGTCGACCCGTACGACCTCGCCGACCCCGAGGCGGCGCTGGCCGCGCTGGAGAACACGCCGTTCATCGTCAGCCTGGAGATCCGCGCCAGCGCGGTCACCGACCGGGCCGACGTCGTCCTGCCGGTCGCCGCCGTCGCGGAGAAGGCGGGCACGTTCGTGAACTGGGAGGGCAGGGGCCGCTCGTTCGAGCGGGCGCTGAAGGTCCCCGGTCTCATGAGCGACCTCGGCGTGATCGCCGCCATCGCCGACCACATGGACGTGCACCTCGG
This window of the Nonomuraea africana genome carries:
- the nuoF gene encoding NADH-quinone oxidoreductase subunit NuoF; this translates as MSTTLTPVLTANWDQANSFTIEGYGPYDAAKKALGMDPDAVIQAVKDSGLRGRGGAGFPTGMKWGFIPQGDGKPHYLVVNADESEPGTCKDIPLMMANPHSLVEGIIITSYAIRANHAFIYVRGEVLHVIRRLHAAVREAYEKGYLGKDIFGSGYDLELVVHSGAGAYICGEETALLDSLEGFRGQPRLKPPFPAVAGLYASPTVVNNVESVASVPSIIANGADWFASMGTEKSKGFGIFSLSGHVTRPGQYEAPLGITLRELLDMAGGIREGHQIKFWTPGGSSTPIFTDEHLDVPLDFEAVGAKGSMLGTRALQIFDETTCVVRTVLRWTEFYAHESCGKCTPCREGTYWLKQVLKRLEAGQGTEDDLALITDIADNILGRSFCALGDGATSPIHSSVKYFRDEYLKHFEVGGCPFDRKKSTVWGDK
- a CDS encoding NADH-quinone oxidoreductase subunit G, translating into MTTTAVETTVVTLTIDGFQVSVPKGTLIIRAAELLGIQIPRFCDHPLLDPAANCRQCLVDIPDAGNGRGFPKPQPSCAIEVAEGMVVQTQLTSPVAEKAQRSAMELLLMNHPLDCPVCDKGGECPLQNQAMSNGQGESRFHEHKRTFPKPLPLSAQVLLDRERCVQCARCIRFSDEIAGDPLIDFFERGAKEQVGIADGKPFDSYFSGNTIQICPVGALTSGAYRFRARPFDLVSTPSACEHCASGCALRTDHRRGKVTRRLAGMDMQVNEEWNCDKGRFAFTYATQPDRLKTPLVRNEEGLLVPASWPEALAAAAAGLAKARGKAGVLVGGRVTVEDAYAYAKFARVALGTNDVDFRARPHSAEEAQFLAHAVAGKGIEISYADLEQAPAVLLVGFEPDEESPIVFLRLRKAWRKKGLKVTSIAPFAGEGLAKMGGTLIRTVPGGEADALDELGSVAEGTIILAGERLAAVPGALSALVRLSAASGAKLAWIPRRAGERGAVEAGALPNLLPIGRPVDDESARAEVARAWNVGSLPATPGRGTDAMLAAALNEELDALLVAGVDPYDLADPEAALAALENTPFIVSLEIRASAVTDRADVVLPVAAVAEKAGTFVNWEGRGRSFERALKVPGLMSDLGVIAAIADHMDVHLGLPDAAAARKELSGLGAWRGSRVSAPNGSARPQGRPQQGEAVLAAWHQLLDAGRLQDGEPYLAGTARAVEALLSESTAAEIGVVDGGKIVIGETVSLPVRVADLPDRVVWVPANSAGSSVTRDLRAVAGDIVKIGSAS